Proteins from a genomic interval of Procambarus clarkii isolate CNS0578487 chromosome 45, FALCON_Pclarkii_2.0, whole genome shotgun sequence:
- the LOC138350382 gene encoding uncharacterized protein SPEM3-like: MRNFLMGIPWETELRICSVRTDPKRYQEVFTTEQEEVPVLNEEEANQATLEEFNLTSDEVKRNLCGKPSRRVHDEEKTNYLIRRGESPGRGANTTCEASTSPHLHEHQPTPARAPAHTCTSTSPHLHEHQPTPARAPAHTCTSTSPHLHEHQATPARAPAHTCTSTSPHLHEHQPTPARAPGHTCTSTSPHLHEHQPTPARAPAHTCTSTSPHLHEHQPTPARAPAHTCTSTSPHLHEHQPTPARAPGHTCTSTSPHLHEHQPTPARAPGHTCTSTSPHLHEHQATPARAPAHTCTSTSPHLHEHQPTPARAPAHTCTSTSPHLHEHQPTPARAPAHTCTSTSPHLHEHQPTPARAPAHTCTSTSPHLHEHQPTPARAPAHTCTSTSPHLHEHQPTPARAPAHTCTSTSPHLHEHQPTPARAPAHTCTSTSPHLHEHQPTPARAPAHTCTSTSPHLHEHQATPARYQHLHITYWQH, encoded by the exons atgaggaacttcctaatgggaataccatgggaaacagaactcaggatATGTTCTGTTAGAACAGATCCTAA gagataccaggaggtctttacaacagAACAAGAAGAAGTCCCTGTActtaatgaggaggaggcaaaccaagccacTTTGGAGGAATttaacctcaccagtgatgaggtcaaaaggaatct TTGTGGCAAACCCAGTAGAAGAGTTCATGATGAAGAGAAGACAAATTATTTAATCAGAAGAGGAGAGAGTCCTGGTAGAGGAGCCAACACGACCTGTGAGGCGAGCACCAGCCCACACCTGCACGAGCACCAGCCCACACCTGCACGAGCACCAGCCCACACCTGCACGAGCACCAGCCCACACCTGCACGAGCACCAGCCCACACCTGCACGAGCACCAGCCCACACCTGCACGAGCACCAGCCCACACCTGCACGAGCACCAGGCCACACCTGCACGAGCACCAGCCCACACCTGCACGAGCACCAGCCCACACCTGCACGAGCACCAGCCCACACCTGCACGAGCACCAGGCCACACCTGCACGAGCACCAGCCCACACCTGCACGAGCACCAGCCCACACCTGCACGAGCACCAGCCCACACCTGCACGAGCACCAGCCCACACCTGCACGAGCACCAGCCCACACCTGCACGAGCACCAGCCCACACCTGCACGAGCACCAGCCCACACCTGCACGAGCACCAGCCCACACCTGCACGAGCACCAGGCCACACCTGCACGAGCACCAGCCCACACCTGCACGAGCACCAGCCCACACCTGCACGAGCACCAGGCCACACCTGCACGAGCACCAGCCCACACCTGCACGAGCACCAGGCCACACCTGCACGAGCACCAGCCCACACCTGCACGAGCACCAGCCCACACCTGCACGAGCACCAGCCCACACCTGCACGAGCACCAGCCCACACCTGCACGAGCACCAGCCCACACCTGCACGAGCACCAGCCCACACCTGCACGAGCACCAGCCCACACCTGCACGAGCACCAGCCCACACCTGCACGAGCACCAGCCCACACCTGCACGAGCACCAGCCCACACCTGCACGAGCACCAGCCCACACCTGCACGAGCACCAGCCCACACCTGCACGAGCACCAGCCCACACCTGCACGAGCACCAGCCCACACCTGCACGAGCACCAGCCCACACCTGCACGAGCACCAGCCCACACCTGCACGAGCACCAGCCCACACCTGCACGAGCACCAGCCCACACCTGCACGAGCACCAGCCCACACCTGCACGAGCACCAGCCCACACCTGCACGAGCACCAGCCCACACCTGCACGAGCACCAGCCCACACCTGCACGAGCACCAGCCCACACCTGCACGAGCACCAGGCCACACCTGCACGATACCAACACCTGCATATTACATACTGGCAACACTAG